The Abyssisolibacter fermentans genome window below encodes:
- a CDS encoding methyl-accepting chemotaxis protein, with amino-acid sequence MKIRTRMMLTILGSVLLVFSSIAIFVVYNVYNAEIDEAMVEADLTCEYYAKTIEEYINKGLDASYNLRDIFEGINKSGYVHEEQLMRIMKNSLEKNEEFFNIWLSLDVEAFRGVDKEDPNSKAYNILRRFTAGWTRVGDKIVYKDCTPYTNEDFYHKMRAHKEVYVSDPKYSEVDGKKIRIVNICCPVIINGKFVGAAGVDMAIDNIQAVNSNVKLLENGYGTIISSRGIILAHPNEKLIGKKAAEFVVNEEESEVAKKSREELLKNIEEGKKFHNISYFNDANSELFKSYNPIKFGESENTWYFTAVVPMSEMKTEVKGLLLTIIIGCGIGILFIGIVIIININKVTTFIKDSAKHANELANKDFTSIIPDKILNRKDEVGQLTRAFNGMSQNISTVIHKIIKSSEYVAASSEELTAITQQAVASSMEIASSMEEISTGSSTQATETQVAVEQLDELGTFIEEAYDSAKIVNDKFNNVIDTSKNGTVSIYKLKDDFTHNIDIEESLLKDVMKLEEKSHSIMGILETINSIASQTNLLALNASIEAARAGEAGRGFAVVADEIRKLAEETEGATNNISKILSDMKNQILTVNNNMEEVNTILGKSTRSLEDTENAFKNVENSAQSVIVYINSLVSMMNKLNNNKDKTFESIQNISAITQQFASLTHKVSDSSKEQSASIEEISNSSEELANLANDLMDIVVDFKLNE; translated from the coding sequence ATGAAAATAAGGACTAGAATGATGCTTACTATTCTAGGAAGTGTGCTACTTGTTTTTTCGTCAATAGCAATATTTGTCGTATATAATGTTTATAATGCTGAAATAGATGAAGCAATGGTTGAAGCAGATTTAACTTGTGAGTATTATGCTAAAACAATTGAAGAATATATTAACAAGGGACTTGATGCTTCTTATAACCTTAGAGATATATTTGAAGGTATTAATAAATCAGGTTATGTACATGAAGAACAACTTATGAGAATAATGAAAAATTCTTTAGAAAAAAATGAAGAATTTTTTAATATTTGGTTATCCTTAGATGTTGAAGCTTTTAGAGGTGTTGATAAAGAAGATCCAAATTCAAAAGCATATAATATATTGAGAAGATTTACAGCTGGATGGACAAGAGTAGGGGATAAGATTGTATATAAGGACTGTACACCATATACTAATGAAGATTTCTACCACAAGATGAGAGCTCATAAGGAAGTTTACGTATCTGATCCAAAGTATTCAGAAGTAGATGGCAAAAAAATAAGAATAGTTAATATATGTTGTCCTGTTATAATAAATGGGAAATTTGTAGGAGCTGCTGGTGTAGACATGGCAATTGATAATATACAAGCAGTAAATTCAAATGTGAAATTACTTGAAAATGGTTATGGTACAATAATATCTAGCAGAGGTATTATTTTAGCTCATCCTAATGAAAAGCTTATAGGTAAAAAAGCAGCGGAATTTGTAGTTAATGAAGAAGAAAGTGAAGTAGCTAAAAAAAGTCGAGAAGAACTATTAAAAAATATAGAAGAGGGTAAGAAATTTCATAATATTTCATATTTTAATGATGCAAATAGTGAATTATTTAAGAGTTATAATCCAATTAAGTTTGGAGAAAGCGAAAATACTTGGTATTTTACAGCAGTTGTACCAATGAGTGAAATGAAAACTGAAGTAAAGGGTTTATTATTAACAATTATTATAGGCTGTGGTATTGGGATATTATTTATCGGGATAGTAATTATAATTAATATTAATAAGGTAACAACATTTATAAAAGATTCGGCTAAACATGCAAATGAATTAGCGAATAAGGATTTTACAAGCATAATACCAGATAAGATACTTAATCGTAAGGATGAGGTAGGCCAGTTAACAAGAGCATTTAATGGTATGTCTCAAAATATAAGTACTGTTATACACAAAATAATAAAATCTTCAGAATATGTTGCAGCTTCTTCCGAAGAATTAACCGCAATTACTCAACAGGCAGTAGCATCATCTATGGAGATTGCTTCAAGTATGGAAGAAATATCAACAGGTTCATCTACACAAGCAACGGAAACACAAGTAGCAGTAGAACAGCTTGATGAACTAGGTACATTTATTGAAGAGGCTTATGATAGTGCTAAAATAGTAAATGATAAATTTAATAATGTTATAGATACTAGTAAAAACGGTACTGTTTCTATTTATAAATTAAAAGATGATTTTACTCATAATATTGACATAGAAGAAAGTTTATTAAAAGATGTTATGAAGCTAGAAGAAAAATCACATTCTATAATGGGAATATTAGAAACAATTAATTCTATTGCAAGTCAAACTAACTTGTTAGCATTAAATGCATCTATAGAAGCTGCAAGAGCTGGTGAGGCAGGCAGAGGATTTGCGGTTGTAGCGGATGAAATAAGAAAATTAGCTGAAGAAACAGAAGGGGCAACTAATAATATTTCTAAAATATTATCAGATATGAAAAATCAAATTTTAACTGTAAACAATAATATGGAAGAAGTAAATACAATACTTGGCAAATCAACAAGGTCTTTAGAAGATACTGAAAATGCTTTTAAAAATGTAGAGAATTCTGCACAATCTGTAATCGTATATATAAATAGTTTGGTATCAATGATGAATAAATTGAATAATAATAAAGATAAGACTTTTGAGTCAATACAAAATATATCAGCTATAACACAGCAATTTGCTTCATTGACACATAAAGTTAGTGATAGTAGTAAGGAACAATCTGCATCAATTGAAGAAATTTCTAATTCAAGTGAAGAGCTAGCTAATTTAGCAAATGACCTTATGGATATAGTAGTAGATTTTAAATTAAATGAATAA
- a CDS encoding methyl-accepting chemotaxis protein: MKMKTRLLVFILGSVIVVFGLIIGFTLYQTYTVQEEATLEKVELTCKGYSYIIENYIQKGVSLSNNLSLIFESTVLSNNANRDAMLSVLKRVAQENPEFVNTWVVFEPNAFDNKDTEFVNKAGHDKTGRFISCYSREDGTIKLKPCENYIVSDYYNMPKVRKESYITEPSLKNINGSVKYVVNFSAPIIVNNKFLGAVGVDLSLDSLQAITSKLDLYESGFGRIISNSGRVLTHKDDTKVGSIGSEFLTKEGVELLDYIKKGEEFYEYSFSEELDSYVLVNYYPIRIGNTSMWSFSAIIPQDEIVKDSEYLFKTLIGICVGGILLIAIIIYRNINSISKFIKRCAVYANKMANKDFTEEIDETLIKRKDEIGELAIAFNKLSLNMKDLLGNIEVSAEHVALSSEQLSDASDQVSRVSEEVALAVDDIAQGSVQQAGEVDNSVTKLNELKDEIDNAMNNTDLVRQGFDHLIFTSQDGFSSMNELKEAFKKNTEIMIVALQDVKTLSIKSQSIEEILEAITNIASQTNLLALNASIEAARAGDAGKGFAVVADEIRKLAEDTENATNTIVNIVVEMKNQMQSTTNNMDEADKVLKEVDKSLSDTQYAFKEVENSTNDMISFIEKLFNSMKKTTELKDNTVTSIENISSLAQEFASSTEEVSASVQEHIATIEEIAKSTQELNELAKNLHIVTTEFKLK, translated from the coding sequence ATGAAAATGAAAACAAGGTTACTCGTATTTATTTTAGGAAGTGTAATAGTTGTATTTGGGTTAATAATAGGTTTTACATTGTACCAGACATATACTGTTCAAGAAGAAGCCACTCTAGAAAAAGTAGAGTTAACTTGTAAAGGGTATTCTTACATAATTGAAAATTATATTCAAAAGGGAGTATCACTCTCTAATAACCTATCTTTAATTTTTGAATCAACTGTACTATCAAACAATGCAAATCGTGACGCAATGTTAAGTGTATTAAAAAGAGTTGCACAAGAAAATCCCGAGTTCGTAAATACATGGGTAGTTTTTGAACCAAATGCTTTTGATAACAAGGATACCGAATTTGTTAATAAAGCTGGACATGATAAAACTGGTAGATTTATATCGTGCTATAGTAGAGAAGATGGGACTATTAAATTGAAACCTTGCGAAAATTATATAGTCAGTGATTATTATAATATGCCTAAAGTAAGAAAAGAAAGCTATATAACAGAACCATCTTTAAAAAATATAAATGGTTCAGTAAAATACGTAGTTAATTTTAGTGCTCCAATCATAGTAAATAATAAATTTTTAGGAGCAGTAGGTGTAGATTTAAGCTTAGATTCACTTCAAGCAATAACTTCAAAATTAGATTTATATGAATCAGGGTTCGGTAGAATTATTTCAAACTCAGGAAGAGTATTAACTCATAAAGACGATACCAAAGTTGGTTCCATAGGTTCAGAATTTTTGACCAAAGAAGGAGTAGAACTTTTAGATTACATAAAAAAAGGTGAAGAATTTTATGAATATAGTTTTTCTGAGGAATTGGATTCATATGTATTAGTTAACTATTACCCTATAAGAATTGGAAATACATCAATGTGGTCGTTCAGTGCGATAATACCACAAGATGAAATTGTTAAAGATAGTGAATATTTATTTAAAACATTAATAGGGATATGTGTTGGCGGTATTCTATTAATTGCTATAATAATATATAGAAACATTAATTCAATTTCAAAGTTTATTAAGAGATGCGCAGTATATGCAAATAAAATGGCTAATAAAGATTTTACAGAGGAAATTGATGAAACGCTAATAAAAAGAAAAGATGAAATAGGAGAATTAGCTATTGCATTTAATAAACTTTCGTTAAATATGAAAGATCTTCTAGGAAATATAGAAGTATCAGCTGAACATGTTGCTTTATCTTCAGAGCAGTTATCAGATGCTTCAGACCAAGTATCAAGAGTTTCTGAGGAGGTAGCCTTAGCAGTAGATGATATAGCTCAAGGATCTGTACAACAAGCGGGTGAAGTAGATAATTCTGTTACTAAGTTGAATGAATTGAAAGATGAAATAGATAATGCCATGAATAATACTGATTTAGTAAGACAAGGCTTTGATCATTTAATATTTACAAGCCAAGATGGTTTTAGTTCCATGAATGAATTAAAAGAGGCATTTAAAAAGAATACTGAGATCATGATTGTTGCATTACAAGATGTAAAAACGTTATCTATTAAGTCACAATCAATCGAAGAAATATTAGAAGCTATTACTAATATAGCTAGTCAAACGAATCTATTAGCATTAAATGCTTCGATAGAGGCAGCTAGGGCTGGAGATGCAGGTAAAGGATTTGCAGTAGTAGCAGATGAAATAAGAAAATTAGCAGAGGATACAGAAAATGCTACCAATACAATTGTCAATATAGTTGTAGAAATGAAAAATCAAATGCAGTCAACTACTAATAATATGGATGAAGCAGATAAAGTTTTAAAAGAAGTTGATAAATCATTAAGTGATACACAATATGCTTTTAAAGAAGTGGAAAATTCAACAAACGACATGATTTCTTTTATTGAAAAGCTGTTTAACAGTATGAAAAAAACAACAGAGCTTAAAGATAATACAGTAACTTCAATAGAGAATATTTCATCTCTTGCACAAGAATTTGCTTCTTCAACAGAAGAGGTAAGTGCAAGTGTACAAGAGCATATTGCTACTATAGAAGAGATAGCAAAATCAACCCAAGAATTAAATGAATTAGCTAAAAATCTTCACATAGTTACAACTGAGTTTAAACTTAAATAG
- a CDS encoding methyl-accepting chemotaxis protein, with protein MKMKTRLLVFILGSVIVVFGLIIGFTLYETYTVQEEATLEKVELTCKGYSNIIENYIEKGVSLSNNLSLIFESTVLSNNANRDEMLSVLKKVAQENPDFIKTWVVFEPNAFDNKDSEFVGKTGHDNTGRFVPCFSRVDGNIKLKACQNYKSDDYYNVPKILKENYITEPLLETINGENKYIVSFSAPIIVNREFIGAVGVDLSLDSFQAITSNLDLYELGYGRIISNAGVILTHKDETKIGSKGSEFIDEEGIEYLKRLKKGEEFNRYSFSEDLNTDVLIKYYPISIGDTSSKWSFSTVIPRTEITKDVKYLLKMLMIISIAGILLIAIIIYINISSVSKYTKKCAAYANKMANKDFTEEVDAKLIKRKDEIGELFNAFNKLSLNMKELLGNIEESAEHVALSSEQLSDASDQVSRVSEEVALAVDDIAQGSVKQAGEVDNSVTKLNELKDEIDNAMNNTDLVRQGFDHLIFTSQDGFSSMNELKEAFKKNTEIMIVALEDVKALSIKSQSIQEILEAITNIASQTNLLALNASIEAARAGEAGKGFAVVADEIRKLAEDTENATNTIVNIVTEMKKQMQSTTNNMDEADKVLKEVDKSLSDTQYAFKDVENSTNDMISFVDKLFSSMEKTTEHKDNTIESIENISSLAQEFASSTEEVSASVQEHIATIEEIAKSTQELNELAKKLHTVTTEFKLK; from the coding sequence TAATAATAGGTTTTACATTGTACGAGACATATACTGTTCAAGAAGAAGCTACTCTAGAAAAAGTAGAGTTAACTTGTAAAGGGTATTCTAATATAATTGAAAATTATATTGAAAAGGGAGTATCACTTTCAAATAACCTTTCTTTAATTTTTGAATCAACTGTATTATCTAATAATGCAAATCGTGATGAAATGTTAAGTGTATTAAAAAAAGTTGCACAAGAAAATCCAGACTTTATAAAAACTTGGGTAGTTTTTGAACCAAATGCCTTTGATAACAAAGATTCTGAGTTTGTTGGTAAAACAGGACATGATAACACTGGTAGATTTGTACCATGCTTTAGTAGAGTAGATGGAAATATTAAATTGAAAGCTTGCCAAAATTACAAAAGTGACGATTATTATAATGTACCAAAAATATTAAAAGAAAATTACATAACAGAACCATTACTAGAAACTATAAATGGTGAAAATAAATACATAGTTAGCTTTAGCGCTCCAATCATTGTAAATAGGGAATTTATAGGAGCAGTAGGTGTAGATTTGAGTTTAGATTCATTTCAAGCTATAACTTCCAATTTAGATTTATATGAATTAGGATATGGAAGGATTATTTCAAACGCTGGTGTAATATTGACCCATAAAGATGAAACCAAGATTGGTTCTAAAGGTTCGGAATTCATAGATGAAGAAGGAATAGAATACTTAAAACGACTTAAAAAAGGTGAAGAATTTAATAGATATAGTTTTTCAGAAGATTTAAATACAGACGTACTAATAAAATATTATCCAATTAGCATAGGAGATACATCTAGTAAGTGGTCGTTCAGTACAGTAATACCAAGAACTGAAATAACCAAAGATGTTAAATATTTATTAAAAATGTTAATGATTATTAGTATAGCAGGTATACTTCTAATAGCTATAATCATATATATAAACATTTCATCTGTATCAAAATATACTAAAAAATGTGCAGCATATGCCAATAAAATGGCTAATAAGGATTTTACAGAGGAAGTTGATGCAAAGCTAATAAAAAGAAAAGATGAAATAGGAGAATTATTTAATGCATTTAATAAACTTTCGTTAAATATGAAAGAGCTTTTAGGAAACATAGAAGAATCAGCTGAACATGTTGCTTTATCTTCAGAGCAGTTATCAGATGCTTCAGACCAAGTATCAAGAGTTTCTGAGGAGGTAGCCTTAGCAGTAGATGATATAGCTCAAGGATCAGTAAAACAAGCGGGTGAAGTAGATAATTCTGTTACTAAGTTGAATGAATTGAAAGATGAAATAGATAATGCCATGAATAATACTGATTTAGTAAGACAAGGCTTTGATCATCTAATATTTACAAGCCAAGATGGTTTTAGCTCCATGAATGAATTAAAAGAGGCATTTAAAAAGAATACTGAGATTATGATTGTTGCATTAGAAGATGTTAAAGCGTTATCTATTAAGTCACAATCAATCCAGGAAATATTAGAAGCTATCACTAATATAGCTAGTCAAACGAATCTATTAGCATTAAATGCTTCTATAGAGGCAGCAAGAGCTGGAGAAGCAGGTAAAGGATTTGCAGTAGTGGCAGACGAAATAAGAAAATTAGCAGAGGATACAGAAAATGCTACCAATACAATTGTTAATATAGTTACAGAAATGAAAAAACAAATGCAGTCGACTACTAATAACATGGATGAAGCAGATAAAGTTTTAAAAGAAGTTGACAAATCATTAAGTGATACACAATATGCTTTTAAAGATGTAGAAAATTCAACAAATGATATGATTTCTTTTGTCGATAAACTGTTTAGTAGTATGGAAAAAACAACAGAGCATAAAGATAATACAATAGAATCAATAGAGAATATATCATCTCTTGCACAAGAATTTGCTTCTTCAACAGAAGAGGTAAGTGCAAGTGTACAAGAGCATATTGCTACTATAGAAGAGATAGCAAAATCAACTCAAGAATTAAATGAATTAGCTAAGAAGCTTCATACAGTTACAACTGAGTTTAAACTTAAATAA